One genomic window of Elaeis guineensis isolate ETL-2024a chromosome 2, EG11, whole genome shotgun sequence includes the following:
- the LOC105048961 gene encoding adenylyltransferase and sulfurtransferase MOCS3-2 isoform X3: MDSGIVNGGASSDDILREIERLEAEKKEIENRILLLQAQLNNKTAPDACRKEDDTDRFPRPLVNSLRNGEVSGEGLSADMIYRYSRHLLLPDFGVEGQLKLLKSSILVVGAGGLGSPVALYLASCGVGCLGIVDDDMVELNNLHRQIIHAEAYVGKLKVKSAAAACRAINSSIKLVEHREALKAVNALDIVSKYDVVVDATDNLPSRYMINDCCVLLGKPLISGAALGLEGQLTVHHHNGGPCYRCLFPTPPPTAACQRCSDSGVLGVVPGVIGCLQALEAIKVATAVGEPLSGRMLLFDALSSRIRIVRHLVKMRGRSSHCVVCGENAAFTQQNFQNFDYECFTQSPMSDRSSPKLKLVPESARISSKEYKELVDKHEPHVLLDVRPAHHFKISAIPGSVNIPLSILEDKLPTIDLALREAGQVSGKHASLYVVCRRGNDSQRAVQYLNGNGFPLAKDLIGGLESWAQDVDRTFPIY, from the exons ATGGATTCCGGCATCGTGAACGGGGGTGCATCATCTGATGATATTCTTCGTGAGATTGAGAGGCTGGAGGcggaaaagaaggaaatcgagAACCGAATTCTTCTGCTCCAAGCGCAGCTGAACAACAAGACTGCTCCCGATGCTTGTAGGAAGGAGGATGACACCGACAGATTTCCAAGGCCCCTCGTCAATTCTCTCCGTAATGGTGAGGTTTCTGGTGAAGGCTTGAGTGCGGATATGATCTACAGATACAGCCGCCATCTATTGCTCCCTGATTTCGGAGTCGAAG GGCAACTAAAACTcttgaagtcttccatcttggtGGTTGGAGCAGGAGGGTTGGGGTCACCTGTAGCACTGTATCTTGCTTCTTGTGGTGTTG GTTGCCTAGGAATAGTCGATGATGATATGGTTGAGCTTAACAATCTACATCGGCAG ATCATCCATGCAGAAGCATATGTTGGGAAGTTAAAAGTGAAGTCAGCTGCTGCTGCATGCCGTGC GATTAACTCTTCTATCAAGTTGGTGGAACACCGAGAAGCTTTGAAAGCAGTGAATGCTTTAGATATTGTGAGCAA ATATGATGTAGTGGTAGATGCAACAGATAATCTCCCAAGTCGTTACATGATCAATGATTGCTGTGTTTTGCTGGGAAAG CCTTTGATATCCGGTGCAGCACTTGGGTTGGAAGGGCAG CTTACTGTTCATCATCATAATGGAGGTCCATGTTACAGATGTCTTTTTCCAACACCACCACCAACAGCAGCATGCCAAAGATGTTCTGATAGTGGTGTTCTTGGGGTCG TTCCTGGTGTGATTGGTTGTCTCCAAGCTCTAGAGGCTATAAAGGTTGCTACTGCAGTTGGTGAACCCCTCTCTGGGAGGATGCTGCTTTTTGATGCACTGTCTTCTCGCATTCGGATTGTACGTCACTTG GTCAAGATGCGAGGAAGATCATCACATTGTGTTGTTTGTGGAGAAAATGCTGCGTTCACACAACAAaactttcaaaattttgattatgAGTGCTTCACTCAATCTCCGATGTCTGATCGG TCAAGCCCAAAGCTGAAGCTGGTTCCAGAGAGTGCCCGGATTAGCAGTAAAGAGTACAAGGAATTAGTTGATAAGCATGAGCCGCATGTGCTGCTTGATGTACGGCCAGCACATCACTTCAAAATTTCTGCAATTCCTGGGTCTGTGAACATCCCACTATCCATCTTGGAAGATAAGCTGCCGACAATTGATTTGGCTCTACGAGAAGCAGGACAGGTTTCAGGCAAACATGCCTCCTTGTATGTAGTCTGCAGAAGAGGCAACGACTCTCAGAGGGCCGTACAGTACCTCAACGGTAATGGTTTCCCTTTGGCTAAGGATCTAATTGGGGGGTTGGAGTCTTGGGCACAAGATGTTGACCGGACATTTCCTATTTACTAG
- the LOC105049497 gene encoding cytochrome P450 CYP72A616 isoform X2 produces MAFVSVDMPWSLGWGLVGVLFLVRALSALHWVWWRPRRLERALRAQGLEGTRYRFPHGDVKDYDRLDQEARSKPMSFSHQIIPRVLPYLHQTIKKNGKTSFTWFGPEPRVIMMDPGLTREILSNKFGHFEKPNLNPLGRLLVTGLAIYEGEKWAKHRRIINPAFHLEKLKCMMPAFSACCDELINKWDGLVASNGSCELDVWPEFQSFTADVISRTAFGSNFREGQRIFHLQQEQAGLAIRALQNIYIPGFRFLPTKKNKRMKEIDIEIRTLLMRMIERREMAIRKEGTSNDDLLSLLMESNFRHSKENGGSKNSGMSIEEVIQECKLFYFAGHETTSVLLTWTLVALSMHPSWQARAREEVNGVFGKNKPDYDGLSRLKIVTMVLYEVLRLYPPAVLLMRKTYKEMKLGQITFPEGVQLLLPIIFIHHDPEFWGEDASEFNPERFADGVSKASKIQGAFFPFGGGPRICIGQSFAVIEAKMALARILQHFTFEISPSYAHAPYTVATLHPQHGAQIILHKH; encoded by the exons ATGGCATTTGTATCAGTTGATATGCCGTGGAGCTTAGGTTGGGGTTTGGTGGGTGTGTTATTTTTGGTACGGGCCCTGAGCGCCTTGCACTGGGTGTGGTGGAGACCGAGGCGTCTGGAGCGCGCTCTTCGTGCCCAGGGGCTGGAGGGCACCCGGTACCGGTTCCCCCATGGGGACGTGAAGGACTACGATCGTCTCGACCAGGAGGCTCGGTCCAAGCCCATGTCCTTCTCTCACCAAATCATCCCTCGAGTCCTTCCATACCTCCACCAAACCATCAAGAAAAATG GTAAAACGTCATTCACTTGGTTCGGGCCTGAGCCGAGAGTAATCATGATGGATCCGGGGCTGACAAGAGAAATTCTGTCCAACAAGTTTGGTCACTTTGAGAAGCCAAACTTAAATCCTCTAGGGAGGTTATTGGTTACCGGACTCGCAATTTATGAAGGTGAAAAATGGGCCAAACATAGGAGGATCATCAATCCTGCTTTccatttggagaaattaaag TGCATGATGCCAGCCTTTTCTGCTTGCTGTGATGAACTGATAAATAAATGGGATGGGCTTGTTGCTTCCAACGGATCTTGTGAATTGGACGTCTGGCCTGAATTCCAAAGTTTCACTGCAGATGTCATCTCCCGCACGGCATTTGGTAGCAACTTTAGAGAAGGGCAACGAATATTTCACCTCCAACAGGAGCAAGCTGGGCTTGCAATACGAGCTCTTCAGAACATATACATCCCTGGCTTCAG GTTTCTGCCCACCAAGAAGAACaagagaatgaaagaaattgatatAGAGATTCGAACACTTCTCATGAGAATGATTGAGCGGAGAGAGATGGCTATAAGAAAGGAAGGAACTAGCAATGATGATTTGCTAAGCCTACTAATGGAATCAAATTTTAGGCACTCGAAGGAAAATGGAGGCTCCAAGAATTCTGGAATGAGTATCGAAGAAGTGATTCAGGAATGCAAGCTATTCTACTTTGCTGGGCATGAGACAACATCGGTTCTTCTCACATGGACGCTGGTAGCACTAAGCATGCATCCTAGCTGGCAGGCGCGTGCAAGAGAAGAGGTCAATGGGGTCTTTGGAAAAAATAAGCCAGACTATGATGGCTTGAGTCGATTAAAGATT GTGACGATGGTTCTGTATGAAGTTCTTAGATTATATCCACCAGCAGTTTTGCTCATGAGGAAAACTTACAAGGAAATGAAATTAGGACAGATCACCTTCCCAGAAGGAGTGCAACTCTTGCTCCCTATAATCTTCATACATCATGATCCAGAATTTTGGGGTGAAGACGCTTCGGAATTCAATCCCGAGAGATTTGCTGACGGAGTTTCAAAGGCATCGAAGATTCAAGGCGCCTTCTTTCCATTTGGTGGGGGTCCTCGAATCTGCATTGGTCAGAGCTTTGCCGTGATAGAAGCAAAGATGGCTTTGGCTAGGATTCTTCAACATTTCACATTCGAAATTTCACCATCCTATGCCCATGCTCCTTATACTGTAGCAACTCTTCATCCCCAACATGGTGCTCAAATCATCTTACACAAGCACTAA
- the LOC105048961 gene encoding adenylyltransferase and sulfurtransferase MOCS3-2 isoform X4 codes for MDSGIVNGGASSDDILREIERLEAEKKEIENRILLLQAQLNNKTAPDACRKEDDTDRFPRPLVNSLRNGEVSGEGLSADMIYRYSRHLLLPDFGVEGQLKLLKSSILVVGAGGLGSPVALYLASCGVGCLGIVDDDMVELNNLHRQIIHAEAYVGKLKVKSAAAACRAINSSIKLVEHREALKAVNALDIVSKYDVVVDATDNLPSRYMINDCCVLLGKPLISGAALGLEGQLTVHHHNGGPCYRCLFPTPPPTAACQRCSDSGVLGVVPGVIGCLQALEAIKVATAVGEPLSGRMLLFDALSSRIRIVKMRGRSSHCVVCGENAAFTQQNFQNFDYECFTQSPMSDRSSPKLKLVPESARISSKEYKELVDKHEPHVLLDVRPAHHFKISAIPGSVNIPLSILEDKLPTIDLALREAGQVSGKHASLYVVCRRGNDSQRAVQYLNGNGFPLAKDLIGGLESWAQDVDRTFPIY; via the exons ATGGATTCCGGCATCGTGAACGGGGGTGCATCATCTGATGATATTCTTCGTGAGATTGAGAGGCTGGAGGcggaaaagaaggaaatcgagAACCGAATTCTTCTGCTCCAAGCGCAGCTGAACAACAAGACTGCTCCCGATGCTTGTAGGAAGGAGGATGACACCGACAGATTTCCAAGGCCCCTCGTCAATTCTCTCCGTAATGGTGAGGTTTCTGGTGAAGGCTTGAGTGCGGATATGATCTACAGATACAGCCGCCATCTATTGCTCCCTGATTTCGGAGTCGAAG GGCAACTAAAACTcttgaagtcttccatcttggtGGTTGGAGCAGGAGGGTTGGGGTCACCTGTAGCACTGTATCTTGCTTCTTGTGGTGTTG GTTGCCTAGGAATAGTCGATGATGATATGGTTGAGCTTAACAATCTACATCGGCAG ATCATCCATGCAGAAGCATATGTTGGGAAGTTAAAAGTGAAGTCAGCTGCTGCTGCATGCCGTGC GATTAACTCTTCTATCAAGTTGGTGGAACACCGAGAAGCTTTGAAAGCAGTGAATGCTTTAGATATTGTGAGCAA ATATGATGTAGTGGTAGATGCAACAGATAATCTCCCAAGTCGTTACATGATCAATGATTGCTGTGTTTTGCTGGGAAAG CCTTTGATATCCGGTGCAGCACTTGGGTTGGAAGGGCAG CTTACTGTTCATCATCATAATGGAGGTCCATGTTACAGATGTCTTTTTCCAACACCACCACCAACAGCAGCATGCCAAAGATGTTCTGATAGTGGTGTTCTTGGGGTCG TTCCTGGTGTGATTGGTTGTCTCCAAGCTCTAGAGGCTATAAAGGTTGCTACTGCAGTTGGTGAACCCCTCTCTGGGAGGATGCTGCTTTTTGATGCACTGTCTTCTCGCATTCGGATT GTCAAGATGCGAGGAAGATCATCACATTGTGTTGTTTGTGGAGAAAATGCTGCGTTCACACAACAAaactttcaaaattttgattatgAGTGCTTCACTCAATCTCCGATGTCTGATCGG TCAAGCCCAAAGCTGAAGCTGGTTCCAGAGAGTGCCCGGATTAGCAGTAAAGAGTACAAGGAATTAGTTGATAAGCATGAGCCGCATGTGCTGCTTGATGTACGGCCAGCACATCACTTCAAAATTTCTGCAATTCCTGGGTCTGTGAACATCCCACTATCCATCTTGGAAGATAAGCTGCCGACAATTGATTTGGCTCTACGAGAAGCAGGACAGGTTTCAGGCAAACATGCCTCCTTGTATGTAGTCTGCAGAAGAGGCAACGACTCTCAGAGGGCCGTACAGTACCTCAACGGTAATGGTTTCCCTTTGGCTAAGGATCTAATTGGGGGGTTGGAGTCTTGGGCACAAGATGTTGACCGGACATTTCCTATTTACTAG
- the LOC105048953 gene encoding ribokinase, which yields MKALTRFSLPSTPPRCGCPNPNHPNPPPNHLSFASTSFAAAASLSASAQPSPEKPPVVVVGSANADIYVEIDRLPREGETVAARTGQTLAGGKGANQASCGGRLAHPTYFIGQVGDDAHGRLIEDALSSGNVRLEHLSRVAGAPTGHAIVMLQSDGQNSIIIVGGANMSCWPDDPREEDLEVIRRAGVLLLQREIPDRVNIQVAQVAKSAGIPVILDAGGVEDPVPKELFNFVDIFSPNETELARLTGMPTETFEQISQAANKCHKMGVKQILVKLGAKGSALFVEGEEPIRQPIIPSAKVLDTTGAGDTFTAAFAVAMVEGKPKKECMKFASAAASLCVQVKGAIPSMPARAAVMELLQSIQVEDIMKISD from the exons ATGAAAGCCTTAACCCGATTCTCTCTCCCTTCTACACCGCCGCGCTGCGGCTGCCCCAACCCCAACCACCCAAATCCACCTCCCAACCATCTCTCCTTCGCCTCCACCTCCTTCGCCGCCGCCGCTTCCCTCTCTGCCTCCGCCCAACCCTCCCCGGAGAAGCCCCCCGTGGTGGTAGTGGGCTCCGCTAACGCCGACATCTACGTAGAGATCGACCGCCTCCCTCGCGAGGGCGAGACCGTCGCTGCCCGCACTGGCCAGACTCTCGCCGGTGGCAAGGGTGCCAACCAGGCCAGTTGCGGCGGCCGCCTCGCCCACCCCACCTACTTCATCGGCCAGGTTGGGGATGATGCTCACGGTCGCCTCATCGAGGACGCCCTCAGCTCCGGCAACGTCCGCCTCGAACACCTCTCCCGCGTCGCCGGCGCCCCGACCGGCCACGCCATCGTGATGCTCCAGTCAGATGGCCAGAACTCCATCATCATTGTCGGCGGGGCCAACATGAGCTGCTGGCCGGACGACCCCAGGGAGGAGGACTTGGAGGTGATCCGGAGGGCTGGGGTGCTGCTGCTGCAGCGCGAGATTCCTGATCGGGTCAATATCCAGGTTGCTCAG GTTGCAAAAAGTGCAGGTATTCCAGTTATTCTAGATGCTGGAGGGGTGGAAGATCCTGTTCCCAAGGAGCTCTTCAACTTTGTGGATATTTTCAGTCCAAATGAAACGGAGCTGGCACGCTTGACGGGAATGCCAACAGAGACATTTGAACAGATCAGTCAAGCTGCTAATAAATGCCATAAAATG GGAGTTAAACAGATCTTAGTGAAACTTGGGGCAAAGGGATCAGCTCTATTTGTTGAAGGGGAGGAACCGATTAGACAACCTATAATTCCTTCTGCAAAAGTTCTTGATACCACTGGAGCTGGCGATACCTTCACTGCAGCGTTTGCCGTGGCTATGGTTGAGGGCAAGCCCAAGAAAGAATGCATGAAGTTTGCTT CTGCAGCAGCCTCTTTGTGTGTTCAAGTGAAGGGGGCCATCCCAAGCATGCCTGCTAGGGCTGCAGTTATGGAGCTTCTTCAATCTATCCAAGTGGAGGACATCATGAAAATAAGTGATTGA
- the LOC105048961 gene encoding adenylyltransferase and sulfurtransferase MOCS3-1 isoform X1, giving the protein MDSGIVNGGASSDDILREIERLEAEKKEIENRILLLQAQLNNKTAPDACRKEDDTDRFPRPLVNSLRNGEVSGEGLSADMIYRYSRHLLLPDFGVEGQLKLLKSSILVVGAGGLGSPVALYLASCGVGCLGIVDDDMVELNNLHRQIIHAEAYVGKLKVKSAAAACRAINSSIKLVEHREALKAVNALDIVSKLLKLKRYDVVVDATDNLPSRYMINDCCVLLGKPLISGAALGLEGQLTVHHHNGGPCYRCLFPTPPPTAACQRCSDSGVLGVVPGVIGCLQALEAIKVATAVGEPLSGRMLLFDALSSRIRIVRHLVKMRGRSSHCVVCGENAAFTQQNFQNFDYECFTQSPMSDRSSPKLKLVPESARISSKEYKELVDKHEPHVLLDVRPAHHFKISAIPGSVNIPLSILEDKLPTIDLALREAGQVSGKHASLYVVCRRGNDSQRAVQYLNGNGFPLAKDLIGGLESWAQDVDRTFPIY; this is encoded by the exons ATGGATTCCGGCATCGTGAACGGGGGTGCATCATCTGATGATATTCTTCGTGAGATTGAGAGGCTGGAGGcggaaaagaaggaaatcgagAACCGAATTCTTCTGCTCCAAGCGCAGCTGAACAACAAGACTGCTCCCGATGCTTGTAGGAAGGAGGATGACACCGACAGATTTCCAAGGCCCCTCGTCAATTCTCTCCGTAATGGTGAGGTTTCTGGTGAAGGCTTGAGTGCGGATATGATCTACAGATACAGCCGCCATCTATTGCTCCCTGATTTCGGAGTCGAAG GGCAACTAAAACTcttgaagtcttccatcttggtGGTTGGAGCAGGAGGGTTGGGGTCACCTGTAGCACTGTATCTTGCTTCTTGTGGTGTTG GTTGCCTAGGAATAGTCGATGATGATATGGTTGAGCTTAACAATCTACATCGGCAG ATCATCCATGCAGAAGCATATGTTGGGAAGTTAAAAGTGAAGTCAGCTGCTGCTGCATGCCGTGC GATTAACTCTTCTATCAAGTTGGTGGAACACCGAGAAGCTTTGAAAGCAGTGAATGCTTTAGATATTGTGAGCAA ACTATTGAAATTGAAAAGATATGATGTAGTGGTAGATGCAACAGATAATCTCCCAAGTCGTTACATGATCAATGATTGCTGTGTTTTGCTGGGAAAG CCTTTGATATCCGGTGCAGCACTTGGGTTGGAAGGGCAG CTTACTGTTCATCATCATAATGGAGGTCCATGTTACAGATGTCTTTTTCCAACACCACCACCAACAGCAGCATGCCAAAGATGTTCTGATAGTGGTGTTCTTGGGGTCG TTCCTGGTGTGATTGGTTGTCTCCAAGCTCTAGAGGCTATAAAGGTTGCTACTGCAGTTGGTGAACCCCTCTCTGGGAGGATGCTGCTTTTTGATGCACTGTCTTCTCGCATTCGGATTGTACGTCACTTG GTCAAGATGCGAGGAAGATCATCACATTGTGTTGTTTGTGGAGAAAATGCTGCGTTCACACAACAAaactttcaaaattttgattatgAGTGCTTCACTCAATCTCCGATGTCTGATCGG TCAAGCCCAAAGCTGAAGCTGGTTCCAGAGAGTGCCCGGATTAGCAGTAAAGAGTACAAGGAATTAGTTGATAAGCATGAGCCGCATGTGCTGCTTGATGTACGGCCAGCACATCACTTCAAAATTTCTGCAATTCCTGGGTCTGTGAACATCCCACTATCCATCTTGGAAGATAAGCTGCCGACAATTGATTTGGCTCTACGAGAAGCAGGACAGGTTTCAGGCAAACATGCCTCCTTGTATGTAGTCTGCAGAAGAGGCAACGACTCTCAGAGGGCCGTACAGTACCTCAACGGTAATGGTTTCCCTTTGGCTAAGGATCTAATTGGGGGGTTGGAGTCTTGGGCACAAGATGTTGACCGGACATTTCCTATTTACTAG
- the LOC105049489 gene encoding uncharacterized protein: MAFLLGNTAIYLLASFKGNRNLEADLRPLAPVDVELRFSGYDELHHEDGSRTVVSETQSSAFRFSLGQFLAFPSLEEVVSHMLSATRSPDPRILEFWKEKIVAFASLKAQLAFDAGRERIEMVVMIHVYPTAWGSAEEVTTEVLTPSSDEGIGGGGGFGRVPASLASIEKLEKVICNSVGDEFKEHVCVICLEEFDIGMEVTRMPCMHVFHGDCLARWLERSHLCPFCRYEMPTLSRE, from the coding sequence ATGGCGTTCCTTTTGGGCAACACTGCAATATACCTTCTTGCCTCGTTCAAAGGGAATAGAAATTTGGAAGCAGACCTGAGGCCACTAGCCCCAGTTGACGTTGAACTCCGCTTCTCGGGGTACGACGAACTCCACCACGAAGATGGCAGCCGGACGGTAGTCTCCGAGACTCAGAGCTCAGCGTTTAGATTCTCCCTAGGCCAGTTCTTAGCCTTCCCGTCCCTTGAAGAGGTGGTATCCCACATGCTTTCCGCCACACGCTCTCCCGACCCAAGAATCCTAGAGTTCTGGAAGGAGAAGATCGTCGCCTTCGCTTCTTTGAAAGCCCAATTAGCATTCGATGCAGGAAGAGAAAGGATAGAGATGGTTGTCATGATCCATGTCTATCCTACAGCTTGGGGGTCAGCCGAGGAGGTGACGACCGAGGTGCTGACACCTTCCTCTGACGAAGGAATTGGTGGAGGAGGGGGTTTTGGTCGCGTGCCGGCATCGCTGGCTTCTATCGAGAAGCTGGAAAAGGTGATATGTAATAGCGTTGGAGACGAGTTTAAAGAGCATGTATGTGTGATATGTTTGGAGGAGTTTGACATCGGGATGGAAGTGACTCGAATGCCCTGCATGCATGTCTTTCATGGCGACTGCCTCGCTCGGTGGCTGGAAAGGAGTCACCTCTGCCCTTTCTGCCGTTATGAGATGCCTACTTTGAGCCGAGAGTGA
- the LOC105048961 gene encoding adenylyltransferase and sulfurtransferase MOCS3-1 isoform X2, translated as MDSGIVNGGASSDDILREIERLEAEKKEIENRILLLQAQLNNKTAPDACRKEDDTDRFPRPLVNSLRNGEVSGEGLSADMIYRYSRHLLLPDFGVEGQLKLLKSSILVVGAGGLGSPVALYLASCGVGCLGIVDDDMVELNNLHRQIIHAEAYVGKLKVKSAAAACRAINSSIKLVEHREALKAVNALDIVSKLLKLKRYDVVVDATDNLPSRYMINDCCVLLGKPLISGAALGLEGQLTVHHHNGGPCYRCLFPTPPPTAACQRCSDSGVLGVVPGVIGCLQALEAIKVATAVGEPLSGRMLLFDALSSRIRIVKMRGRSSHCVVCGENAAFTQQNFQNFDYECFTQSPMSDRSSPKLKLVPESARISSKEYKELVDKHEPHVLLDVRPAHHFKISAIPGSVNIPLSILEDKLPTIDLALREAGQVSGKHASLYVVCRRGNDSQRAVQYLNGNGFPLAKDLIGGLESWAQDVDRTFPIY; from the exons ATGGATTCCGGCATCGTGAACGGGGGTGCATCATCTGATGATATTCTTCGTGAGATTGAGAGGCTGGAGGcggaaaagaaggaaatcgagAACCGAATTCTTCTGCTCCAAGCGCAGCTGAACAACAAGACTGCTCCCGATGCTTGTAGGAAGGAGGATGACACCGACAGATTTCCAAGGCCCCTCGTCAATTCTCTCCGTAATGGTGAGGTTTCTGGTGAAGGCTTGAGTGCGGATATGATCTACAGATACAGCCGCCATCTATTGCTCCCTGATTTCGGAGTCGAAG GGCAACTAAAACTcttgaagtcttccatcttggtGGTTGGAGCAGGAGGGTTGGGGTCACCTGTAGCACTGTATCTTGCTTCTTGTGGTGTTG GTTGCCTAGGAATAGTCGATGATGATATGGTTGAGCTTAACAATCTACATCGGCAG ATCATCCATGCAGAAGCATATGTTGGGAAGTTAAAAGTGAAGTCAGCTGCTGCTGCATGCCGTGC GATTAACTCTTCTATCAAGTTGGTGGAACACCGAGAAGCTTTGAAAGCAGTGAATGCTTTAGATATTGTGAGCAA ACTATTGAAATTGAAAAGATATGATGTAGTGGTAGATGCAACAGATAATCTCCCAAGTCGTTACATGATCAATGATTGCTGTGTTTTGCTGGGAAAG CCTTTGATATCCGGTGCAGCACTTGGGTTGGAAGGGCAG CTTACTGTTCATCATCATAATGGAGGTCCATGTTACAGATGTCTTTTTCCAACACCACCACCAACAGCAGCATGCCAAAGATGTTCTGATAGTGGTGTTCTTGGGGTCG TTCCTGGTGTGATTGGTTGTCTCCAAGCTCTAGAGGCTATAAAGGTTGCTACTGCAGTTGGTGAACCCCTCTCTGGGAGGATGCTGCTTTTTGATGCACTGTCTTCTCGCATTCGGATT GTCAAGATGCGAGGAAGATCATCACATTGTGTTGTTTGTGGAGAAAATGCTGCGTTCACACAACAAaactttcaaaattttgattatgAGTGCTTCACTCAATCTCCGATGTCTGATCGG TCAAGCCCAAAGCTGAAGCTGGTTCCAGAGAGTGCCCGGATTAGCAGTAAAGAGTACAAGGAATTAGTTGATAAGCATGAGCCGCATGTGCTGCTTGATGTACGGCCAGCACATCACTTCAAAATTTCTGCAATTCCTGGGTCTGTGAACATCCCACTATCCATCTTGGAAGATAAGCTGCCGACAATTGATTTGGCTCTACGAGAAGCAGGACAGGTTTCAGGCAAACATGCCTCCTTGTATGTAGTCTGCAGAAGAGGCAACGACTCTCAGAGGGCCGTACAGTACCTCAACGGTAATGGTTTCCCTTTGGCTAAGGATCTAATTGGGGGGTTGGAGTCTTGGGCACAAGATGTTGACCGGACATTTCCTATTTACTAG